In Marinobacter sp. M3C, the genomic stretch GGATTCCTCATCGCCGTGATCGTCGTCTTCCGGTGCTTCCAACATGGGGTTGGATTCCAGTGCCTGCTGAATTTCCTGTTGCAAGTCGAGGGTAGAAAGCTGTAGCAGGCGAATCGCCTGCTGGAGCTGGGGCGTCATGGTCAGGCTCTGGCCCAGCTTGAGCTGCAAAGAAGCTTTCATCACCATTCTTGGGAATCCATTACTCGATCGGTTGGCGCGTGGCAGCCACCGAAAAAAGGTTGGCTAACCGGGGTTTGCGTTCACAAGCAAGTTCTCTGCCGAGTCTACTAGAGTTCGCCGGGGAATCAACCGATTCACCTTTGGCGATGTCATCGCATGCCCACTTTTAAGGTTTATTACAGCCGGAATTCGTTGCCCAGGTAGACCTCTTTGACCTGTTGATTGGCAAAGATTTCGGCGGAGCTGCCGGAGGCAATAATATGGCCCCCGGATACAATGTAGGCGTTTTCGCAGATGTCCAGGGTGTCGCGCACGTTGTGGTCGGTGATCAGTACGCCTATGCCTTTGTCGCGTAGGTGGCGAATGATTTGCTTGATGTCGCTAACCGAGATTGGGTCCACCCCGGCGAAGGGTTCGTCCAGCAGAATAAAAGCGGGCTCCATAGCCAGTGCGCGAGCAATTTCTACCCGGCGGCGCTCGCCCCCAGACAAGGCCATACCCATACTGTCGCGGATGTGATTGATGTGAAACTCGGCTAGCAATTCCTCTAACTTCGCTTCGCGTTCCGCCCGTTTCATATTTTTACGGGTTTCCAGAATGGCAATGATATTGTCGCGCACGGTGAGCTTGCGAAACACCGAGGCTTCCTGGGGTAGGTAGCCAATGCCTTTGCGGGCACGGCCGTGCATGGGCAGCGGGGTGATGTCCTGGTTATCAATCGTAATGCGGCCGTGGTCAGCCTGCACCAACCCGACAATCATATAAAAGCAGGTGGTTTTGCCAGCACCGTTAGGGCCTAGCAGTCCGACGATTTCGCCGCTGCGAATTTCCAGCGACACGTCAATCACCACTTTTTTCTGTTTGTAGCTTTTTGCCAGATTACTGGCTCTGAGAACGGCCATCGGATTCCTGTGTGCTGCGCGGCTGGATCGTCATTTCTACCCGGCCTGACCCGGAGCCTGCTTCGGTGCTGCCTTGGGCAGTGACGACGCGGTTCACGGTGTCGTAAAGAATCAGTTCACCGCGAAAAATATTGCCAGTTTGCATGATCACTGCGTCGCGTTCAAAGGTCAGCTGCTTCTCGGCAGCAGACCAGGTTATGGTGAGGGCTTTTGCGTCGGTTTCCCCTTTTCCGTTGGCCGTGGGCTGAACGTAGTGGGCCGGGGTGCCGGTGGCTTTAATGCGGTTAAGCCCATTTATGTCGCGGTAGAGCACCACCTCTTGAGCAAACAGCTTGGTGTCGCCTTGCACCAGTTCAACATCGCCGGTGTAGGTTGCAACGCCTTTGGCATCGTCAAGCCGCGCTGAATTGGCGGCCACGTTGATGGGGATATTGGAATCAAGATCAAAGGCCAGGCCTGGCGTGCTGACGAGTAAGCCTGCCAGCCCGAAGCTCACGCCCAGCCTCTTGCCCAGGCCTCGTGCGCGGCGCCAAAAGAGTGTATTACCTTCAGTTACCAGTTTCATAGCGTCCTTCCACCTGGGAATCAAGTTCCAGAATACGTTCATTGAGCCAGGCTTTCATGCCCGTGGCGTTGGTAGTGCCGGTGGCGTCAACGATTTCGACGGGGGCATCGGTGTACGCCATATTGGTGCGGTTATCCAGCGTCAATCTGGTCGTGCTCAAGGTGGCGCTGCGCTCACCAATCTGTCGAACAATGCGCACATCACCTTCAAGCTCCAGCTGGCTGTTGCCGTCGAGCAGTTTGCCGTGTTTGGCGGTAAGCTGCCAGGGTTCTGAGCCGGGCTCGCCTTGGATCGTGGCTTGTGGTTCGGCCATGATGGCGTATCCGTTGGCCTCGAACTGTTCAATGCGAGGGCTGACAAACTGGATTTTGATGGTGCCTTGTTCGTCGTAGGAAGTGTACAGGGCGTCCACCACAAAGCTGTCGGGCTCGCTGTCACCGCGCAGTTCGCTATCTTGCGTTGGCATGGGTACTTCGCTGTCGCTGTGCCACAGCAGTGCAGCGGCGGCAATAAACGTGGCCAGAAGGGCAATCGTTTGCCACCTGGGGCGTTGTTCCGGTAACAGCGTAACAAGCAGGCCGCCGCCTTTACCTAAGGTCATGGTGCGCTTTCCGCGCCGCGGGCAGGTTTAAGATAGGGTTCAAGGTAGGGCGCTAGGGCCGTGTCGAGCTTGCCTTGGGAAGCGAGAATCAGGTCGCAGGCCTCGCGCACCGCGCCATCACCGCCGCGACTGCGGGTGCAGTAATCGGCGTGCTCCTGCAGCAGCCAATAGCTGTTGGGCACGGTAATGCCAAGGCCGGCGTAGCGAAGCGCTGGCAAATCCGGCAAATCGTCACCCATATACGCAATATCACTGGCCGGGATGCCCAGCAGATCGACAATCTCCAGCAGTGCAGTGCGTTTGTCTTCGCGGCCCTGCAACAAGTGCGGAATACCCAGGTCAGTCATGCGTTTTTCGGTCAGTGGTGAACGCCTTCCGGTAATGACTGCGACCGTAATGCCTGCGGCCATCAGCTGTTTGAGTCCGAGCCCGTCGAGAATATTGAAGGCTTTTAGCTCGTCACCGCTGGCACTGAAGTAAACTTTTCCATCGCTCATGATGCCATCCACATCCAGTGCAATCAGGCGAATATTGGCTGCTTTGGCGAGCACGCTGGCCGGCCATTGCGGCCGGCAATCAGGGGCATCCACAACAGGAGTGTCCATTAAATGACTCCCGCACGCAGCAGGTCGTGCATATTCAGGGCCCCCACCAGCTCACCGTGCTCACCGACGACTGGCAGTGCGCTAATCTTCATTTCTTCCATGATATTCAGAGCTTCTGCTGCCAGTTGCTCGGCGCGGATGGTTTTGCCATTACGGGTCATCAGTTGCTCTATGGCGGTGGTGTGTACGTCTACGTTTTTATCCAGGCTGCGGCGCAGGTCGCCGTCAGTGAATACACCTATCAAGGCGCCGTTGCTGTCCACGACAGTGGTCATGCCCAGACCCTTGCGGGAAATTTCCAGCAGCGCACCGCTAAGGGTCGTACCTTCACTGACTACCGGAACGCTGTCGCCACTGTGCATGATGTCCAGCACTCGCAGCAGCAGACGGCGGCCAAGGCGCCCCCCAGGGTGCGAAAACGCAAAGTCTTCGGCGCTAAAGCCTCTTGCTTCCAATAAGGCAACTGCTAAAGCATCGCCCATCACCAATGTGGCGGTCGTACTGGATGTGGGTGCCAGGCCTAAAGGGCAGGCTTCTTTCAATACACTAACGTCCAGATTGGCCAATGCTTCCTGTGCCAGCACCGATTGCGGATTACCGGTCATACTGATCAGCGGTGTGCCCATGCGCTTTAGCAATGGCAGCAGGGTAACCACTTCGTTGGTATTGCCGCTGTTGGAGATGGCGATCACCACGTCCTGGCTGGTAATCATGCCCAGATCACCATGGCTGGCCTCACCGGGATGAACAAAAAAAGCCGGTGTGCCGGTACTGGCCAGAGTCGCAGCAATTTTGTTGCCGATATGGCCAGATTTGCCCATACCGGTCACCACTACACGGCCACGGCAAGCCATAAGTGCCTGGCAGGCGCTTGTGAATGATTCACCAATACGCTGTTCAAGGCTGGCAATGGCATCGCGCTCGATGCGGATGGTGTTGAGCGCGGATTCTCGGAAATCCTTTGGCACTGGGTCTGTCATCCTGTTCCTGCTCTTTAGTTCTAATTCGGCTGATGGCCGAGATTTCGCCGCTTGGGCTGTCATGAAACAGAGTATAACATTGGGCAGGCGTGGGCTGTCTTTGAATGGGTCAAAACCCGGCTGCGGCCAGTTCGCAAGGTTACATTTTAGCCATAGCGGATTGAGCTTGAGTGCATCTTGGCATAATGTAGCGGCTCTTTTAAGGGGTGGGTTATGGCAGAAGCTGCTTATATTTCCTTGGAAAACGTGGTTTTTTCGCGGTCTGGGCGGCGTATTTTTGATGGCCTCAGCTTGCAAATTCCTCGTGGCAAGATCACTGCGATCATGGGTCCTAGTGGCACCGGGAAAACAACATTGTTGCGTTTGATTGGCGGACAGCTGAAGCCGGAGTCTGGCTCGGTTTTGGTTGACGGCCACAACATACCCAAGCTGCGGCGTGGTGCGCTGTATCAGCTGCGAAAAAAAATGGGCATGCTGTTCCAAAGTGGGGCCCTGTTTACCGATGTGAGTGTTTACGAGAACGTGGCGTTCCCGTTGCGGGTACACACCAAACTGCCGGAAGACATGATTCGCGACATCGTTCTAATGAAGCTGGAAGCCGTGGGCCTGCGGGGCGCGCGCGACCTGATGCCCGCAGAGCTGTCCGGCGGCATGACGCGGCGAGTGGCCTTGGCGCGCAGCATTGTGCTGGACCCGGAGTTGATTATGTACGACGAGCCTTTCGCCGGCCAAGACCCCATCGCCATGGGCGTGGTGGTGAAGCTTATTCGACAACTGAACAGTGCCATGGGTCTGACCAGCGTGCTGGTGTCTCACGACGTACCGGAATCTCTCAGTATTTGTCACTACGCCTGTATTCTTTCTGACGGCAAGGTGATCGGCGCTGGCACGCCGGAACAACTGCGTGAACACTCATCAGAGAAAGTGCAGCAGTTCTTGCAGGGCAAGCCCGACGGGCCCGTACCTTTTCACTATCCGGCGCCAGAACGCGCCGCGGATTTCGGGCTGGCAGTCCTGCAATCGGGAGCAAAGCAATGATGGATGCGATTGCCCGCCTGGGCAAAAACACGCTGGATTTTCTGGCGTCTTTTGGGCGAGCCAGTCAGTTTTTGCTGGGCGTGCTGGTAGGTGTGCCAAAACCGTCGGTGGGCTTGCCGCTGCTGCTGAAACAGATATATTCGGTTGGGGTGCTGTCACTGGTGATTGTGGTGGTTTCCGGGCTGTTTATTGGCATGGTACTTGGCTTGCAGGGCTACACGATTCTCAGCGACTTTGGCTCTGAGTCGGCCATTGGCCAGATGATCGCCCTGACCCTGGTGCGCGAATTGGGACCGGTGGTGACCGCGCTCTTGTTCGCTGGCCGCGCCGGTTCGGCGTTGACCGCAGAAATTGGCTTGATGAAAGCCACAGAGCAGCTTTCAAGCATGGAAATGATGGGCGTAGACCCTTTGCGCCGAGTCATAGCGCCGCGGCTATGGGCGGGCTTTCTGAGTATGCCCATTCTGGCCCTGGTGTTTTCGATGGTAGGTATCCTTGGTGGTATGCTGGTGGGAGTGGAATGGCTGGGTGTGTTCGAAGGCTCGTTCTGGGGCAACATGCAGGCTTCGGTTGATTTTCGTGACGACGTGCTAAACGGCGTCATAAAAAGTGTGGTGTTTGGTTTTGTGTGCGCCTGGATTGCGGTGTATCAAGGCTATGACTGCGTGCCAACATCCGCCGGCATCAGTTCGGCAACCACAAAAACCGTGGTGTATTCGTCGCTGGCCGTGCTTGGGCTGGACTTTATATTGACCGCCGTAATGTTCGGCAATTTCTGATTATCTGGAAATTAACAGGAGCCGGTGATGGCGCAAAGAACCACTGAAATAATTGTTGGATTGTTCGTGCTGGCAGGCATGGGTGCCATGATGTTTTTGGCGCTGCAAGTCAGCGGTTTGTCATTGGCTGCGGCTGGCAGCACCTACACCGTATATGCAGACTTTACCGATACGGGAGGCCTGGGGGCACGGGGTAAAGTGTCAATGGCGGGAGTGCAGGTTGGTTCTATCGAGTCGATCGAGCTGGATCGCGATACGTTTAAGGCCCGCGTAACATTGTCCATTAACTCCGATGTCAACAACATCCCTGCTGACAGCGCCGCGATGATACGTACATCCGGTCTCCTGGGTGAGCAGTATATTGACATATCCATTGGTGGCGATTTGGAGTCCCTGCAGCCGGGTGACAACTTTTACACCACCCAGTCGGCGATGAATATCGAGCGGCTGATCAGTAATTTTGCCTCTGGCCGTTAAGGCCTTTTTAACAAGCACCCAACCGGAGACACCAAGATGACCGTCGCGCGTTATCGATCCATTTTTCTGTTCGTTTTGCTCAGTCTGCTTGCCGTGTCAGTTCAAGCCGATACTGAAGAACAGTTGCGAGCCTATGTGAACGACAACACCCAACGCATGGTTGAACAGCTTAACCGGGAACGGGGGTTGTACCAAGACGACTCCGAAGCGTTTTACAGCAGCATGAACCAGGCTATGGAGGGTTTTGTGGACTTCCGCCGCATTGCTGCCCGGGTAATGGGTCGCTATGCCCGCCAGGCGACTCCGGAACAGCGTGATCAGTTTGTAGAAAAGTTCAAACGCAGCTTATTTGAGAGCTATGCCCAGGCTTTAGTAGAATCGCGCAACTTTCGCATCGAGGTGCTCGGCGCTACGTTCAACCCCCGCGATGATAACCGTGCGTCTGTGGATATGCAGGTGATTACCGAAACAGGCAATCGCTACCCTGTTACCTACTCCATGTACCGCGCCAAAAATGACCAGTGGATGATGGAAAATGTGATCGTGGAAGGGGTGAATATCGGACTGGCGTTCCGTGACCGGTTCAGTCAGGAAATGGAAGCCAACAGAGACCAGGTGCAGGTGGTGATCGACGGCTGGAATGATGCGGCTGAGAGCCTTAATCTAGAGCAGGCCATTGACGAAAAAGCAGGGCAACAATGAGCGTCAGTAATCCTCAGCCAACGCTTAATTTCAGCGACAACAACTTGACAATTGACGGCGAAGCCGACGCCATGGCCACTGCGGACCTGCGCCAGCGCGGAGAGGCTTTGTTGGCCGGGGCCAAAGGCGATATCACCGTGGACTTGGCAAAGTTGACTAGCGCTAGCAGCTCGTTGCTGTCGGTACTTTTGTGTTGGCAACGGTTCGCGCGCGAGCGCTCGCTGAACCTGCGCTTTGATCACCCCGGTGAGCGCTTGCTGGCGTTAGCTGCGCTGGCAAGTCTGAATGACGCATTACCAGGATTTTCTCCTGTCAGATCTGGCGTAAACGCGGATTAACCTGGCACGCATCGCTGGCGACCAGCATTGATGCGGATTATCCGATGCGAAAGCTGACCCCGGCTAAGGAATTGGTTACAATTCCGCCCCTTGATTTTTCAATGTCCGAGGAGTGTTTATGGATGTCGCCGAAATTACCACGCTGGTGCAGAATGAGCTGCCAGACTGTGAGATTCAGGTGCAGATTGACGGCTCACATTGCATGGTTGTGGCAGTGGGCGACGTTTTTGAAGGTTTACCAACCATCAAGCGCCAACAGCTGATCAATAAAGCGCTGTTTCAGATGATTATGGATGGCACCATTCACGCTCTGCATCCCAAGGCCTTTACTCCCGCCGAATGGGCTGCGCGCCAGGGCTGATAGCCCGCAAAATACAGGATACTATTTGTTGTGGATAAACTTCTGATTCGCGGGGGCAGGACGTTAGACGGTGAAATTCGCATCTCCGGCGCCAAAAACGCTGCTTTGCCGATCCTTGCTGCGACACTTTTGGCCGATGAACCGGTCACCATCAGCAATCTGCCGCACCTGCACGATGTCACCACCATGATTGAGCTGCTTGGCCGTATGGGCGTTGAGCTGATGATTGATGAGAAGATGAGTGTTGAAATTCACGCCAACACCATTAAGCACTTCCATGCGCCCTACGAGCTTGTGAAAACCATGCGCGCGTCCATTCTGGTATTAGGCCCGTTGGTAGCGCATTTTGGCGAAGCACAGGTTTCTTTGCCCGGCGGTTGTGCCATTGGTAGCCGCCCGGTGAACCTGCACATTCAGGGCCTGGAAGCCATGGGTGCTGAAATTTCCGTAGAAAATGGGTACATAAAAGCGAAAACCAATGGCCGCCTGAAAGGCGCGCACATTTTCATGGATATGGTGACCGTTACCGGTACTGAAAACCTGCTGATGGCAGCGACTCTGGCCGACGGCAAAACCATTCTGGAAAATTCCGCGTGTGAACCAGAAGTGGTGGATTTGGCTGAGTGCCTTATTGCCATGGGCGCCGATATTAAAGGTCACGGTACTTCTACTATTGAGATTAACGGTGTAAAGCGTCTGCATGGCTGCCACCATCATGTACTGCCCGACCGAATTGAAATTGGCACCTATCTTGTGGCTGCCGCTGCTACCGGTGGCAGAATAAAACTGAAAGATACCCGCGAAGGTTTGATGGATGTGGTGTTATCGAAGCTGGAAGAAGCTGGCGCCCACATTACCAGTGGTAAAGACTGGATAGAGCTGGATATGAAAGGCAAGCGGCCCAAAGCCGTCAGTATTCGTACCGCCCCTTATCCTGCATTTCCTACTGATATGCAGGCCCAGTTTGCGGCCATGAACTGTATCGCTGAAGGTACGGGCACCATCATAGAAACGGTTTTTGAAAACCGCTTTATGCATCTGCAAGAGCTGATCCGCATGGGTGCCGATATCACCATGGAAGGCAACGCGGCGATTATAAAAGGCGTTGACCATTTGACTGGTGCACCGGTCATGGCCACCGACTTGCGTGCCTCTGCCAGCCTTGTGATTGCGGGCTTGGTAGCCCGGGGCGACACGGTGGTTGATCGTATTTATCACATCGATCGCGGCTATGAGTGCATCGAGGAAAAACTGCAGTTGCTGGGTGCCAGCATTCGCCGTTTGCCGGGTTAAGTAACACGGCAGCAAAGAGTTAACGGGAAACCGGATACGATATGACAGATTCCATCACTATTGCCTTGTCGAAAGGCCGCATTCTGGAAGAAACCTTGCCCTTGCTGGCAGAAGCCGGAATTGAGCTGATCGACGACGTAAATAAGTCCCGCAAGTTGGTGTTTCCTACCACCAACGACCATGTGCGCGTGCTTATTCTTCGAGCCACCGACGTTCCGACCTATGTGCAATACGGTGCTGCTGACTTGGGCGTGACGGGCAAAGACACGCTGATGGAACACGGTGGTGAAGGCCTCTACGAGCCGCTGGATTTGAATATCGCTCGCTGCCGCCTGATGACCGCCGGCGCCAAAGGG encodes the following:
- the lptB gene encoding LPS export ABC transporter ATP-binding protein; the protein is MAVLRASNLAKSYKQKKVVIDVSLEIRSGEIVGLLGPNGAGKTTCFYMIVGLVQADHGRITIDNQDITPLPMHGRARKGIGYLPQEASVFRKLTVRDNIIAILETRKNMKRAEREAKLEELLAEFHINHIRDSMGMALSGGERRRVEIARALAMEPAFILLDEPFAGVDPISVSDIKQIIRHLRDKGIGVLITDHNVRDTLDICENAYIVSGGHIIASGSSAEIFANQQVKEVYLGNEFRL
- the lptA gene encoding lipopolysaccharide transport periplasmic protein LptA; translation: MKLVTEGNTLFWRRARGLGKRLGVSFGLAGLLVSTPGLAFDLDSNIPINVAANSARLDDAKGVATYTGDVELVQGDTKLFAQEVVLYRDINGLNRIKATGTPAHYVQPTANGKGETDAKALTITWSAAEKQLTFERDAVIMQTGNIFRGELILYDTVNRVVTAQGSTEAGSGSGRVEMTIQPRSTQESDGRSQSQ
- the lptC gene encoding LPS export ABC transporter periplasmic protein LptC, with the translated sequence MTLGKGGGLLVTLLPEQRPRWQTIALLATFIAAAALLWHSDSEVPMPTQDSELRGDSEPDSFVVDALYTSYDEQGTIKIQFVSPRIEQFEANGYAIMAEPQATIQGEPGSEPWQLTAKHGKLLDGNSQLELEGDVRIVRQIGERSATLSTTRLTLDNRTNMAYTDAPVEIVDATGTTNATGMKAWLNERILELDSQVEGRYETGN
- a CDS encoding HAD hydrolase family protein gives rise to the protein MDTPVVDAPDCRPQWPASVLAKAANIRLIALDVDGIMSDGKVYFSASGDELKAFNILDGLGLKQLMAAGITVAVITGRRSPLTEKRMTDLGIPHLLQGREDKRTALLEIVDLLGIPASDIAYMGDDLPDLPALRYAGLGITVPNSYWLLQEHADYCTRSRGGDGAVREACDLILASQGKLDTALAPYLEPYLKPARGAESAP
- a CDS encoding KpsF/GutQ family sugar-phosphate isomerase, whose protein sequence is MTDPVPKDFRESALNTIRIERDAIASLEQRIGESFTSACQALMACRGRVVVTGMGKSGHIGNKIAATLASTGTPAFFVHPGEASHGDLGMITSQDVVIAISNSGNTNEVVTLLPLLKRMGTPLISMTGNPQSVLAQEALANLDVSVLKEACPLGLAPTSSTTATLVMGDALAVALLEARGFSAEDFAFSHPGGRLGRRLLLRVLDIMHSGDSVPVVSEGTTLSGALLEISRKGLGMTTVVDSNGALIGVFTDGDLRRSLDKNVDVHTTAIEQLMTRNGKTIRAEQLAAEALNIMEEMKISALPVVGEHGELVGALNMHDLLRAGVI
- a CDS encoding ATP-binding cassette domain-containing protein, whose translation is MAEAAYISLENVVFSRSGRRIFDGLSLQIPRGKITAIMGPSGTGKTTLLRLIGGQLKPESGSVLVDGHNIPKLRRGALYQLRKKMGMLFQSGALFTDVSVYENVAFPLRVHTKLPEDMIRDIVLMKLEAVGLRGARDLMPAELSGGMTRRVALARSIVLDPELIMYDEPFAGQDPIAMGVVVKLIRQLNSAMGLTSVLVSHDVPESLSICHYACILSDGKVIGAGTPEQLREHSSEKVQQFLQGKPDGPVPFHYPAPERAADFGLAVLQSGAKQ
- the mlaE gene encoding lipid asymmetry maintenance ABC transporter permease subunit MlaE, with the protein product MGSKAMMDAIARLGKNTLDFLASFGRASQFLLGVLVGVPKPSVGLPLLLKQIYSVGVLSLVIVVVSGLFIGMVLGLQGYTILSDFGSESAIGQMIALTLVRELGPVVTALLFAGRAGSALTAEIGLMKATEQLSSMEMMGVDPLRRVIAPRLWAGFLSMPILALVFSMVGILGGMLVGVEWLGVFEGSFWGNMQASVDFRDDVLNGVIKSVVFGFVCAWIAVYQGYDCVPTSAGISSATTKTVVYSSLAVLGLDFILTAVMFGNF
- the mlaD gene encoding outer membrane lipid asymmetry maintenance protein MlaD, which codes for MAQRTTEIIVGLFVLAGMGAMMFLALQVSGLSLAAAGSTYTVYADFTDTGGLGARGKVSMAGVQVGSIESIELDRDTFKARVTLSINSDVNNIPADSAAMIRTSGLLGEQYIDISIGGDLESLQPGDNFYTTQSAMNIERLISNFASGR
- a CDS encoding ABC transporter substrate-binding protein encodes the protein MTVARYRSIFLFVLLSLLAVSVQADTEEQLRAYVNDNTQRMVEQLNRERGLYQDDSEAFYSSMNQAMEGFVDFRRIAARVMGRYARQATPEQRDQFVEKFKRSLFESYAQALVESRNFRIEVLGATFNPRDDNRASVDMQVITETGNRYPVTYSMYRAKNDQWMMENVIVEGVNIGLAFRDRFSQEMEANRDQVQVVIDGWNDAAESLNLEQAIDEKAGQQ
- a CDS encoding STAS domain-containing protein; the protein is MSVSNPQPTLNFSDNNLTIDGEADAMATADLRQRGEALLAGAKGDITVDLAKLTSASSSLLSVLLCWQRFARERSLNLRFDHPGERLLALAALASLNDALPGFSPVRSGVNAD
- a CDS encoding BolA/IbaG family iron-sulfur metabolism protein is translated as MDVAEITTLVQNELPDCEIQVQIDGSHCMVVAVGDVFEGLPTIKRQQLINKALFQMIMDGTIHALHPKAFTPAEWAARQG
- the murA gene encoding UDP-N-acetylglucosamine 1-carboxyvinyltransferase, whose product is MDKLLIRGGRTLDGEIRISGAKNAALPILAATLLADEPVTISNLPHLHDVTTMIELLGRMGVELMIDEKMSVEIHANTIKHFHAPYELVKTMRASILVLGPLVAHFGEAQVSLPGGCAIGSRPVNLHIQGLEAMGAEISVENGYIKAKTNGRLKGAHIFMDMVTVTGTENLLMAATLADGKTILENSACEPEVVDLAECLIAMGADIKGHGTSTIEINGVKRLHGCHHHVLPDRIEIGTYLVAAAATGGRIKLKDTREGLMDVVLSKLEEAGAHITSGKDWIELDMKGKRPKAVSIRTAPYPAFPTDMQAQFAAMNCIAEGTGTIIETVFENRFMHLQELIRMGADITMEGNAAIIKGVDHLTGAPVMATDLRASASLVIAGLVARGDTVVDRIYHIDRGYECIEEKLQLLGASIRRLPG